Proteins encoded together in one Desulfosporosinus meridiei DSM 13257 window:
- a CDS encoding nitrous oxide-stimulated promoter family protein encodes MRLDREKATVQRMIELYCKSHHHTKGELCLGCQDLSDYAMNRLDHCKFGESKPTCSKCPVHCYKPLMRDKIKEIMRYSGPRMMYTHPIAAIRHLIDGRTKNR; translated from the coding sequence ATTAGGTTAGATCGTGAAAAAGCTACTGTGCAGAGGATGATTGAGCTGTATTGCAAAAGTCATCACCACACTAAGGGCGAATTGTGCCTGGGCTGTCAGGATTTATCAGACTATGCCATGAATCGCCTCGATCATTGCAAATTTGGAGAAAGTAAGCCAACCTGCTCTAAATGCCCGGTACATTGTTATAAACCTCTTATGCGTGACAAAATTAAAGAAATAATGCGATATTCAGGGCCAAGAATGATGTATACTCATCCAATTGCGGCTATTAGGCATTTAATTGACGGACGTACAAAGAATAGATAA
- a CDS encoding RluA family pseudouridine synthase produces the protein MTEKERKTRLEVTEPVELMKFLMLKFPEKSRKDIKSLLAHRQISVGSEITSKFDYPLQEGQQVVVNWNKVLIEKQPEGLNIVHEDPYLIIIEKQAGLLSIATDSEKEQTAYSILSDHVKKRDPKNKIFVLHRLDRETSGVMMFAKSEKIQQMMQKSWKETVLERTYVAVVEGSVNKEEGTITSWLTESKAFIMYSSRTPNGGQKAITHYKVLKKNKHYSLLEVNLETGRKNQIRVHMKDIGHSVIGDKKYGSTKQPIARLGLHARVLAFKHPISGEEVRYEASIPKEFLNLFKSN, from the coding sequence ATGACTGAAAAGGAAAGGAAAACTCGTCTTGAGGTGACTGAGCCGGTAGAGCTGATGAAGTTTCTGATGCTGAAATTTCCTGAGAAAAGCCGCAAAGATATTAAATCTCTTCTAGCTCATCGTCAGATTTCAGTGGGGTCTGAGATTACATCAAAATTTGACTATCCTCTTCAAGAAGGGCAACAAGTTGTCGTGAATTGGAACAAGGTGTTGATAGAAAAGCAACCTGAGGGTCTAAATATTGTTCATGAGGATCCATATCTAATAATCATTGAAAAACAGGCTGGGCTCCTCTCGATTGCTACAGATTCAGAAAAGGAACAAACCGCTTATAGTATCTTAAGCGACCACGTTAAGAAGAGAGATCCGAAAAATAAGATCTTTGTGCTGCATCGTCTTGATCGAGAGACGAGTGGAGTCATGATGTTTGCCAAAAGTGAAAAGATACAACAAATGATGCAAAAGTCCTGGAAGGAAACGGTCTTAGAGCGGACTTATGTTGCAGTAGTAGAAGGATCCGTAAACAAGGAAGAAGGCACAATTACTTCTTGGCTTACGGAGAGTAAAGCCTTCATCATGTACTCCAGTCGTACTCCTAATGGTGGACAAAAAGCGATAACTCATTACAAAGTCCTTAAGAAAAATAAACATTACTCTTTATTAGAAGTAAATTTAGAAACTGGGAGAAAAAATCAAATTCGGGTTCATATGAAGGATATCGGACATAGTGTAATTGGCGATAAAAAGTATGGTTCGACAAAACAGCCAATTGCGCGCCTCGGACTTCATGCCCGGGTGTTAGCCTTCAAACACCCAATTAGTGGAGAAGAGGTTCGTTATGAGGCTAGTATTCCCAAAGAGTTTCTAAACCTGTTCAAATCCAATTAA
- a CDS encoding HpcH/HpaI aldolase/citrate lyase family protein → MTIMRSVMYIPGNNPKMVAKAPEFPADIVTLDLEDSVPPAEKEAARKIVAENLKYAAQGGAQVFVRINNWETELTNDDLEAIVHEGLHGVTLAKTGCAADVQRLDWKLEELERRRGLEVGSVKISMLLETAKGIINAAECCLASPRNVNAIFGAVDYCRDMRVKLTNEGVEQQYGRAHVAVACRAARIVAIDAPFVDFKNIEAFERNVAEGRQMGYEGRMIIHPGQIEPSNRMYSPDPADVEWATGVVKVFEEEGIAKGKASVSYNGKMVDTPVYLNAKDILAAQAEIDAKNAQ, encoded by the coding sequence ATGACAATTATGAGATCGGTTATGTATATTCCTGGAAACAATCCTAAAATGGTAGCTAAGGCTCCTGAATTCCCGGCTGATATTGTTACTTTAGACCTTGAGGATTCAGTTCCACCAGCGGAAAAAGAAGCTGCTCGTAAAATTGTTGCAGAAAACCTCAAATATGCTGCTCAAGGTGGCGCACAAGTATTTGTCCGGATTAATAACTGGGAAACTGAATTAACCAACGATGATTTAGAAGCAATTGTTCATGAAGGGCTTCATGGAGTAACCTTGGCTAAAACCGGTTGCGCAGCTGATGTACAACGCTTAGATTGGAAATTAGAAGAGCTTGAGCGTCGCCGTGGTTTAGAAGTAGGCTCGGTTAAGATCTCAATGTTGCTTGAAACTGCTAAAGGTATCATTAATGCTGCAGAATGCTGCTTAGCCAGCCCGCGTAACGTCAATGCAATCTTCGGTGCTGTTGATTATTGCCGTGATATGCGTGTTAAACTTACCAACGAAGGTGTTGAGCAACAATATGGCCGCGCTCACGTAGCTGTTGCTTGCCGCGCTGCTAGAATTGTAGCAATCGATGCTCCTTTCGTTGACTTCAAGAATATTGAAGCTTTCGAGAGAAACGTTGCTGAAGGACGCCAAATGGGTTATGAAGGTCGTATGATCATTCATCCAGGACAAATTGAGCCTTCCAACCGTATGTACTCCCCAGATCCTGCTGATGTTGAGTGGGCTACCGGTGTTGTTAAAGTCTTCGAAGAAGAAGGTATCGCTAAAGGTAAAGCTTCCGTTTCTTACAACGGCAAAATGGTTGATACCCCAGTATACTTAAATGCTAAAGATATCTTAGCTGCTCAAGCTGAGATCGATGCTAAAAACGCTCAGTAA
- a CDS encoding succinate--CoA ligase subunit alpha, whose amino-acid sequence MGILINKSTKVIVQGITGREGSVRTKYMKEYGTQVIGGTSPGKAGEEVHGIPVFNTVKEIAREQGEIDFSVIFVPGKILKTAVFEAVDAGVKNIIPCVEGTPIHDIMEMIAYAKSKGSRLLGPGSIGIITPGEAVVGWLGGNKEWANKFFQSGNIGVFSRSGGQSGTIPWLLREGGFGVSTVIHTGTEPVLGTSMADLLPLFEADPETKGVAVYAEIGGTQEEECAEVIAAGQFTKPFVIYVAGAWAPAGMRFSHASNIVERGRGSAKSKMEAITKAGGFVAETPTDIPIILKEKIK is encoded by the coding sequence ATGGGCATTTTGATCAATAAGAGTACTAAGGTCATCGTCCAAGGGATTACGGGCCGCGAAGGATCCGTACGGACAAAGTACATGAAAGAATATGGTACCCAAGTAATTGGCGGAACCAGCCCGGGAAAAGCTGGAGAGGAAGTTCACGGTATACCGGTTTTTAACACTGTCAAAGAGATCGCCCGTGAGCAAGGGGAAATTGACTTCAGCGTAATTTTTGTGCCGGGGAAGATTTTGAAAACAGCCGTATTCGAAGCAGTTGATGCCGGAGTTAAAAATATTATTCCTTGCGTTGAAGGCACTCCTATCCACGATATTATGGAGATGATTGCCTACGCTAAATCTAAAGGGTCAAGGCTTCTTGGGCCTGGATCAATTGGAATTATTACCCCAGGCGAGGCTGTTGTAGGTTGGCTGGGCGGCAACAAAGAATGGGCCAATAAATTCTTCCAAAGCGGAAATATTGGGGTATTCTCTCGTAGCGGCGGCCAATCAGGGACAATTCCTTGGTTGTTAAGAGAGGGAGGATTTGGAGTGAGTACCGTAATCCACACAGGCACAGAGCCAGTGTTGGGTACTTCCATGGCAGATTTACTTCCCTTATTTGAGGCAGACCCCGAGACCAAGGGTGTTGCAGTCTATGCTGAAATCGGAGGCACACAAGAAGAAGAGTGCGCCGAGGTTATAGCAGCTGGGCAATTCACAAAACCTTTCGTAATCTATGTAGCTGGCGCTTGGGCTCCTGCAGGAATGAGATTCTCCCATGCTTCTAATATCGTAGAGCGTGGACGCGGTTCAGCTAAAAGCAAAATGGAAGCGATTACTAAGGCCGGGGGATTTGTAGCGGAAACTCCTACAGATATTCCCATCATCTTAAAAGAGAAAATTAAATAG
- a CDS encoding NAD(P)-dependent malic enzyme → MSRIKNLREEALAFHAARPGKLEVRVTCPASDRDDLTLAYSPGVAEPVKEIGKDLENLDIYTNHANFVSIVSNGTAILGLGDLGAAASMPVMEGKALLFKTFGDVDAFPICVNTKDVDKIIEIVELTAPTFGGVNLEDIKAPECFQIEEGLKARGIFKGPIFHDDQHGTAVVTLAGLYNALKVVGKNIEDIKVVANGAGAAGIAIIKLLMSVGLKNVIMCDTKGAIYQGRTVGMNPWKEQIAAATNPEKYSGDLAGALVGADVFIGVSAADVLNEEMIRSMAKDPIVFCQANPIPEIWPIERAFEAGAAVISTGRSDVINQINNVLAFPGMFRGAIDVRATDINDAMKIAAAKAIAECVSAEELNANFIMPSTLNPEVAPAVAAATAKAAIESGIARNPIDPALVAENLKKRLANQYK, encoded by the coding sequence ATGAGTCGCATTAAGAACCTTCGTGAGGAAGCCCTGGCTTTTCATGCAGCGAGACCAGGTAAACTCGAAGTAAGAGTAACATGCCCAGCTAGTGACAGAGATGACCTGACGCTCGCCTATTCTCCTGGAGTTGCTGAGCCTGTTAAAGAAATCGGAAAAGATCTTGAGAACCTTGATATTTATACAAATCATGCTAACTTTGTCAGCATTGTCTCCAACGGAACGGCTATTCTAGGACTTGGAGATCTTGGTGCAGCAGCCTCTATGCCTGTTATGGAGGGTAAAGCTCTTCTCTTTAAAACCTTTGGTGATGTGGATGCATTCCCGATTTGTGTTAATACCAAAGATGTTGACAAAATAATTGAGATCGTCGAATTGACAGCACCTACTTTCGGAGGTGTCAACTTAGAAGATATTAAAGCTCCTGAGTGTTTCCAAATTGAAGAGGGACTCAAAGCCCGTGGGATTTTTAAAGGACCTATTTTCCATGATGATCAGCACGGAACAGCAGTTGTTACTCTAGCTGGACTCTATAATGCACTTAAAGTTGTCGGCAAGAATATCGAAGATATTAAAGTCGTGGCCAATGGTGCAGGTGCGGCGGGAATAGCAATCATCAAATTATTGATGAGTGTTGGCCTTAAAAATGTTATCATGTGTGATACTAAAGGAGCAATTTACCAAGGCCGTACAGTAGGTATGAACCCTTGGAAAGAACAAATTGCTGCAGCAACTAACCCAGAAAAATATAGCGGAGACCTTGCGGGAGCGCTGGTAGGTGCTGATGTCTTTATTGGAGTATCGGCAGCAGACGTTCTTAATGAAGAAATGATCAGATCAATGGCCAAAGATCCTATTGTCTTCTGTCAGGCCAACCCCATTCCTGAGATTTGGCCAATAGAAAGAGCTTTTGAGGCTGGCGCAGCTGTCATTTCTACAGGTCGCTCTGATGTAATAAATCAAATTAATAATGTATTAGCCTTCCCTGGTATGTTCCGTGGCGCAATCGATGTCAGAGCAACTGATATTAATGACGCCATGAAGATTGCAGCTGCAAAAGCAATTGCTGAGTGCGTCTCTGCGGAAGAGCTCAATGCCAACTTTATTATGCCTAGCACCTTGAATCCTGAAGTAGCTCCGGCTGTTGCTGCCGCAACGGCAAAAGCTGCTATCGAAAGTGGAATTGCGAGAAATCCTATTGACCCGGCACTCGTAGCTGAAAACCTTAAGAAGAGACTTGCTAATCAATATAAATAA